One window of Anaeromyxobacter diazotrophicus genomic DNA carries:
- a CDS encoding adenosine-specific kinase has protein sequence MQLSTVSIDKPEDVNVILGQAHFIKTVEDLHEALAGASPQLRFGVAFCESSGPRLVRRSGNDPALVELATRAALAVGAGHSFVVFLREGYPVNVLNQVKAVPEVCRVFCATANPVQVVVAETEQGRGVLGVVDGAVPLGVEREEDVRDRKELLRRIGYKL, from the coding sequence ATGCAGCTCTCCACCGTGTCGATCGACAAGCCCGAGGACGTGAACGTCATCCTCGGGCAGGCGCACTTCATCAAGACGGTCGAGGATCTCCACGAGGCGCTCGCGGGGGCGTCGCCGCAGCTCCGCTTCGGGGTCGCCTTCTGCGAGTCGAGCGGGCCGCGGCTCGTCCGGCGGAGCGGGAACGACCCGGCGCTGGTCGAGCTCGCCACCCGCGCCGCGCTGGCGGTGGGGGCGGGGCACAGCTTCGTCGTCTTCCTGCGCGAGGGCTACCCGGTCAACGTGCTGAACCAGGTGAAGGCGGTGCCGGAGGTGTGCCGGGTCTTCTGCGCCACCGCCAACCCGGTGCAGGTGGTGGTGGCCGAGACGGAGCAGGGGCGGGGCGTCCTCGGCGTGGTCGACGGCGCGGTGCCGCTCGGCGTGGAGCGCGAGGAGGACGTCCGCGACCGCAAGGAGCTGCTCCGGCGCATCGGGTACAAGCTGTAA
- a CDS encoding uracil-DNA glycosylase: MRDTLERIAEDVTRCRACPRLVAWREEVARVKRRAYRAETYWGRPVPGFGDAPAALLVLGLAPGAHGANRTGRMFTGDASGDFLYAALHRAGFASQPTSERRGDGLTLRGCYVSAAARCAPPDNAPSAEELARCAPFLDRELAALWPRAILALGAVAWEAALGALARAGIEVPRPRPRFAHGAELALPGAPALLASYHVWSMALWRLPAWLL, from the coding sequence GTGCGGGACACCCTGGAGCGGATCGCCGAGGACGTGACGCGGTGCCGCGCCTGCCCGCGCCTGGTGGCGTGGCGCGAGGAGGTGGCGCGGGTGAAGCGGCGCGCCTACCGCGCGGAGACCTACTGGGGGCGCCCGGTCCCGGGCTTCGGCGACGCGCCCGCCGCGCTCCTCGTGCTGGGCCTCGCGCCCGGAGCCCACGGCGCGAACCGCACCGGGCGCATGTTCACCGGCGACGCCTCGGGCGACTTCCTCTACGCCGCGCTGCACCGCGCCGGGTTCGCCTCGCAGCCCACCTCCGAGCGCCGCGGCGACGGCCTCACCCTGCGCGGCTGCTACGTGAGCGCGGCCGCGCGCTGCGCGCCGCCGGACAACGCCCCCTCCGCGGAGGAGCTCGCCCGCTGTGCGCCGTTCCTCGACCGCGAGCTCGCCGCGCTGTGGCCGCGCGCGATCCTGGCGCTCGGCGCGGTGGCCTGGGAGGCGGCGCTCGGAGCGCTCGCGCGCGCCGGCATCGAGGTGCCGCGGCCGAGGCCGCGCTTCGCCCACGGCGCGGAGCTCGCGCTCCCGGGCGCGCCGGCGCTGCTCGCGAGCTACCACGTGTGGAGCATGGCACTTTGGCGGCTGCCTGCCTGGCTGCTGTAG
- a CDS encoding AI-2E family transporter has product MQDQPQLPLEPRPDEAPPRPAEARGQDGSRPRRALVVLLGVSIALLGCVVWPFRAPLFIAAVLAAAFQPALRWSTRLLGGRRRTAGGLLTVVVFAAIIAPFATLLGLATQQVMAGLAFLRDTLGVRRVSDLSLAQLPGPAQDVLAHALALAHVSREQLAGWMDQARVWGEHAAPSLLAASGEAAFHTLILLGAFYFLVLDGHVVVRWLSDVSPLRRGQTRELIEEFRKVAVATLLGTVVAAVFQGVAAGLGYAIFGVPQAFFFGLLTALASFVPVVGTLAVWVPAVVLLSVTGHLGAGLGLAAWCLVAVVGAEHVGRPLLLGGSAEMHTGLVFLALLGGIEMFGLIGVLAGPLVIAFFLALARMSARELAGAGPPRAVQAH; this is encoded by the coding sequence ATGCAAGACCAGCCGCAGCTGCCGCTCGAGCCCCGCCCGGACGAGGCGCCGCCCCGCCCGGCAGAGGCGCGCGGCCAGGACGGGTCGCGGCCTCGCCGCGCGCTCGTCGTCCTGCTGGGGGTCTCGATCGCGCTCCTCGGCTGCGTCGTCTGGCCGTTCCGCGCGCCGCTCTTCATCGCCGCCGTGCTGGCGGCCGCCTTCCAGCCCGCCCTGCGGTGGTCCACCCGCCTGCTCGGCGGCCGGCGGCGCACCGCGGGAGGGCTCCTCACGGTGGTGGTGTTCGCGGCCATCATCGCCCCGTTCGCGACGCTCCTCGGGCTCGCCACCCAGCAGGTGATGGCGGGGCTCGCCTTCCTGCGCGACACGCTCGGCGTGCGGAGGGTGAGCGACCTCTCGCTGGCCCAGCTCCCCGGCCCGGCGCAGGACGTCCTCGCGCACGCGCTCGCGCTGGCGCACGTCTCGCGTGAGCAGCTCGCGGGCTGGATGGACCAGGCGCGCGTCTGGGGGGAGCACGCCGCGCCGTCGCTCCTCGCCGCCTCCGGCGAGGCGGCCTTCCACACGCTCATCCTGCTCGGCGCCTTCTACTTCCTCGTCCTCGACGGGCACGTGGTCGTGCGCTGGCTCTCCGACGTGTCGCCGCTCCGGCGCGGCCAGACGCGCGAGCTCATCGAGGAGTTCCGCAAGGTCGCGGTGGCGACCTTGCTCGGCACGGTGGTGGCGGCCGTGTTCCAGGGCGTCGCGGCGGGGCTCGGCTACGCGATCTTCGGGGTGCCGCAGGCCTTCTTCTTCGGGCTCCTCACCGCGCTCGCCTCGTTCGTGCCGGTGGTGGGGACGCTCGCGGTGTGGGTGCCGGCGGTGGTGCTGCTCTCCGTCACGGGCCACCTCGGCGCCGGCCTGGGCCTCGCCGCCTGGTGCCTGGTGGCGGTGGTCGGCGCCGAGCACGTCGGGCGCCCGCTCCTCCTCGGCGGCTCGGCCGAGATGCACACCGGGCTCGTCTTCCTGGCGCTCCTCGGCGGGATCGAGATGTTCGGGCTCATCGGCGTGCTGGCCGGCCCGCTCGTCATCGCCTTCTTCCTGGCGCTGGCGCGCATGAGCGCGCGCGAGCTGGCGGGCGCCGGGCCGCCGCGCGCGGTCCAGGCCCACTGA